From a single Lytechinus variegatus isolate NC3 chromosome 9, Lvar_3.0, whole genome shotgun sequence genomic region:
- the LOC121422016 gene encoding trichohyalin-like gives MVELKVWVDGVPRVVCGITELTTCQEVVVALAQSTGQVGRFNLMEKSPKMERILHPKESPYRALEKWGPMSKNVRYFLRRKGTTPYSRTPHSSRPSSVTSLNLSSPDDRFLADFGVDGEDEDLRAAAYQASMYGSGKQGALQRLELERHTQLMKEEEERRIQKMERTKDFQRDQAVEKIKEIERERFIDQRREMERQHALAIEKEQQRKRERWKEEAQAREAEEAAKIKKIELLKEQEKQKELEQQRQQYLKEQEEKERKIRELEEMVREKERQKEDEKKNELERLQEKQREEQRIKEEEIARLKEEAKKKELARKKEEERRIETELKKEAERIAAVQREREWQAERDRLQREAKEFEEQKKREEIKRKILEKQREEDQLREAEKEEERQLEIERVQREAEEREEERIAEMEVARQIEIQKQREIAREKKLIEEELRKKEIEHQKALQRQKDEELKREKLRLQEMEWEKVRIAERERQNEQQRRKEEREKEQQKQEEIAKEKKRIEEEVKQREGEKLKELELQKAKLAEIAKRTEEERQKEIERQKELEKLRAEEAEKKEKARRERIEMEKVKILEARRQKEAARKKDEDQKRQKEKEKINELNQIVSVQQELTSIEDAILSLQMFEMDPELDQIEDKIIEFEQAIKKNKSALKEMEFWENELEIELQLCDRLNKEVKALKAKVEECQRQTEEKQVEIRRIDERMRNEEEKIQKEGDEQAKKDLLAIQVQLTVFDKELEEYAESLRGVNKEIQEVERLLEKKEKEIKKLEGDVEKADREIEEEERRRQEEEEEERKRVEEEERYKELEEERRKEEAERKRVEEERRRAAAERRRAVEERKKAEEESRRAEEERKQAEEERIRVEEERRRAEEQQRKTEEERRKLEEEKRMEEERKKEEMKRAEEERKRAEKEDKRKEEENKVAEEKDIQKEKEDQQKDGEKKKPALLPKQGELINNPTPGNAPPRKMLRSPRDLFKQAPSSDNPEGVFV, from the exons ATGGTGGAGTTGAAAGTATGGGTGGACGGGGTCCCGCGGGTGGTGTGCGGGATCACCGAACTCACGACCTGCCAGGAAGTCGTCGTTGCTCTGGCCCAGTCAACGGGTCAGGTCGGACGCTTCAACCTGATGGAGAAATCACCAAAGATGGAGCGTATCCTGCACCCCAAGGAGAGTCCATACCGTGCCTTAGAAAAATGGGGTCCCATGTCGAAGAATGTCCGCTACTTCCTCAGGCGGAAGGGAACAACACCGTATAGTCGGACACCACACAGCAGCAGGCCGTCTTCCGTGACGAGCCTGAACCTTTCGAGTCCCGATGATCGCTTCTTAGCGGATTTCGGAGTGGATGGTGAGGATGAGGATTTGAGAGCGGCCGCGTATCAGGCGTCGATGTACGGCAGCGGGAAGCAGGGTGCGCTGCAGAGACTTGAGCTAGAGAGACATACTCAGCTgatgaaggaggaggaagaacgTCGGATCCAGAAGATGGAGAGAACAAAAGACTTTCAGAGAGATCAGGCCGTTGAGAAAATCAAGGAGATTGAAAGGGAGAGATTTATAGACCAAAGGAGAGAGATGGAACGACAGCATGCGTTAGCGATCGAGAAGGAACAAcagaggaagagggagagatggaagGAGGAAGCACAGGCTAGAGAGGCGGAAGAGGCGgcaaagataaagaaaattgaACTTTTGAAAGAACAAGAGAAACAAAAAGAACTTGAACAGCAGAGGCAGCAGTACCTGAAAGAACAGGAAGAAAAGGAACGTAAAATTCGAGAGTTGGAAGAGATGGTGCGAGAGAAGGAACGGCAGAAGGAAGACGAGAAGAAGAATGAACTGGAGAGATTGCAGGAGAAGCAGAGGGAAGAGCAGAGGATTAAGGAGGAAGAGATAGCGAGATTGAAAGAAGAGGCAAAGAAGAAGGAATTGGCACGTaagaaagaagaggagagaAGGATAGAGACTGAATTGAAAAAGGAAGCGGAAAGGATAGCGGCCGTGCAGCGAGAGCGGGAATGGCAAGCAGAGAGGGATAGGTTACAGAGGGAAGCCAAGGAATTCGAAGAACAGAAGAAGAGggaggagatcaagagaaaGATTCTTGAAAAGCAACGAGAGGAGGACCAGCTTCGAGAAGCGGAGAAGGAAGAGGAACGGCAACTGGAAATTGAAAGGGTCCAGAGAGAGGcagaagaaagggaagaagagcGGATAGCGGAGATGGAAGTGGCACGTCAGATTGAAATACAGAAGCAGAGGGAAATCGCAAGAGAGAAGAAGCTGATCGAGGAGGAATTGCGGAAAAAGGAAATTGAACATCAAAAAGCCCTTCAGAGGCAAAAAGATGAAGAACTCAAAAGAGAGAAACTGAGGCTCCAGGAAATGGAATGGGAGAAAGTCAGGATAGCTGAGAGGGAGCGACAGAACGAACAACAGCGACGAAAGGAAGAGCGAGAAAAGGAACAGCAGAAGCAGGAAGAGATAgcaaaggagaaaaagagaatcGAAGAGGAAGTTAAGCAGAGAGAGGGTGAAAAGCTTAAGGAATTGGAGCTTCAGAAAGCGAAGCTGGCGGAAATTGCGAAGAGGACGGAGGAGGAGCGACAGAAGGAGATCGAGAGACAGAAGGAATTGGAGAAGCTGCGGGCAGAGGAggcagaaaagaaagaaaaggcaagGAGGGAGCGAATCGAGATGGAGAAGGTCAAAATCCTGGAGGCCAGAAGACAGAAAGAAGCTGCCAGGAAAAAGGACGAAGATCAA AAACGACagaaggagaaggaaaaaaTCAACGAGCTGAACCAGATCGTCAGCGTTCAGCAGGAGC TCACCAGCATCGAGGATGCTATCCTATCCCTCCAGATGTTTGAGATGGATCCCGAGCTTGATCAAATTGAGGATAAGATCATCGAGTTCGAGCAGGCCATTAAGAAGAACAAGAGCGCCCTCAAGGAGATGGAATTCTGGGAGAATGAGCTGGAGATTGAGCTACAGCTGTGTGACAGACTCAATAAGGAG GTGAAAGCACTGAAAGCGAAGGTAGAAGAATGCCAGAGACAGACGGAGGAAAAGCAGGTGGAGATCCGGAGGATCGACGAGAGGATGCGGAACGAAGAGGAGAAGATACAAAAGGAAGGGGACGAGCAAGCAAAGAAAGACCTTCTT GCAATCCAGGTCCAGCTGACAGTCTTTGACAAGGAGCTGGAAGAATACGCAGAGAGCCTTCGAGGGGTCAACAAGGAGATCCAAGAGGTGGAGCGGCTCctggagaagaaggagaaagagatcAAGAAGTTGGAGGGAGACGTGGAGAAGGCGGACAGGGAGATCGAGGAAGAAGAGCGTCGGAGgcaggaggaagaagaggaagaaaggaagagagtCGAAGAAGAAGAGAGGTATAAAGAGCTAGaggaagaaaggaggaaagaagaggCAGAGAGGAAAAGAGTCGAAGAAGAGAGGAGGAGAGCGGCAGCGGAGAGAAGGAGAGCCGtagaagagaggaagaaagcGGAAGAAGAGAGCAGAAGAGCGGAAGAAGAGAGAAAACAAGCAGAGGAAGAAAGGATAAGAGTTGAAGAGGAGAGACGGCGGGCGGAAGAACAACAAAGGAAGACAGAAGAAGAGAGGAGGAAGTtggaagaggagaaaagaatgGAGGAAGAgcgaaagaaggaagaaatgaagAGGGCGGAAGAAGAGAGAAAGCGAGCGGAGAAGGAGGATaagaggaaggaagaggagAACAAGGTAGCGGAAGAGAAGGATATtcagaaggagaaagaggatcAGCAGAAAGATGGAGAGAAGAAGAAACCAGCTCTGCTGCCCAAACAAGGAGAACTGATCAACAATCCAA CTCCAGGAAACGCTCCTCCCCGGAAGATGCTAAGAAGTCCCAGAGATCTCTTCAAACAAGCTCCAAGCTCGGATAACCCGGAAGGCGTCTTCGTTTAA